Proteins co-encoded in one Gossypium arboreum isolate Shixiya-1 chromosome 11, ASM2569848v2, whole genome shotgun sequence genomic window:
- the LOC108472568 gene encoding ornithine decarboxylase 1B, chloroplastic-like, with translation MVGEAKLIENSVGKPVSTDDLFRFIKSVISDEQQEETGPFYVLDLGATRSLVETWFHNLPMVQPFYAVKSNPNPAFLKEMAALGTGFDCASLPEIETILSLGVSPDRIVFANTCKPESHIKYAAKVGVNLATFDSNCELEKIKKWHPKCELLIRIKVPEASGSAFMFGSKFGALPEEIVPLLKAAQEAKLQVVGVSFHIGTGAINFHSIQGAIEAAKTTFDFAAQLGLPKMHILDIGGGFTSGPKFTDAASAVKVALQKYFPGELADSSLKIIAEPGYFFANSPFTLATSIIGKRERGDVKEYWINDGVWGSMNILKDDHDEVICTPLTIKNPTCEGLKTWNSTVFGPTCDPNDTVLKGFKLPELDVNDWLVFHNMGAYTSSRGNDFNGFKTSAIPTYILALMPPRKQEK, from the coding sequence ATGGTGGGTGAAGCAAAGTTGATAGAAAATAGTGTGGGAAAACCCGTATCCACAGATGATTTATTTCGTTTTATTAAATCAGTCATTTCCGATGAACAACAAGAAGAAACAGGCCCATTTTACGTGCTGGATTTGGGTGCTACGAGGTCCCTAGTCGAGACATGGTTCCATAATCTTCCCATGGTTCAACCTTTCTATGCAGTCAAATCCAACCCTAACCCTGCTTTCCTCAAAGAAATGGCAGCTCTCGGCACGGGCTTTGACTGTGCAAGCCTTCCTGAGATCGAAACCATTTTATCGCTTGGGGTTTCGCCTGATCGAATCGTTTTCGCAAACACATGCAAACCCGAGTCTCACATCAAGTATGCAGCTAAAGTTGGCGTTAACTTAGCCACTTTCGACTCCAACTGTGAGCTCGAAAAGATAAAAAAGTGGCACCCGAAATGTGAACTGTTGATCCGAATCAAAGTCCCGGAAGCCAGTGGTTCAGCATTCATGTTCGGTTCCAAATTCGGTGCACTCCCTGAGGAAATTGTTCCCCTTCTGAAAGCTGCTCAAGAAGCGAAACTCCAAGTTGTCGGAGTCTCGTTTCATATTGGGACTGGAGCAATTAACTTCCATTCAATCCAAGGTGCCATCGAAGCTGCTAAAACAACGTTCGACTTTGCAGCTCAACTTGGGCTACCTAAAATGCATATCTTAGACATTGGTGGAGGCTTCACATCAGGTCCAAAGTTTACCGATGCAGCCTCCGCCGTGAAAGTTGCTCTACAAAAATATTTCCCTGGTGAGCTAGCTGATAGTAGCTTAAAAATCATTGCGGAACCTGGTTACTTCTTTGCTAATTCGCCATTTACATTAGCGACAAGCATAATAGGGAAACGAGAAAGGGGAGACGTTAAAGAGTACTGGATTAACGATGGAGTTTGGGGGTCTATGAACATTTTGAAGGACGATCATGACGAAGTGATTTGCACTCCTCTCACCATAAAAAATCCCACATGCGAAGGGCTGAAAACATGGAATTCTACAGTTTTTGGACCAACATGTGATCCAAATGATACAGTTTTGAAGGGTTTCAAGTTACCAGAACTAGACGTGAATGATTGGTTGGTATTTCATAACATGGGGGCTTATACTTCATCACGTgggaacgatttcaatggcttcAAAACCTCAGCTATTCCAACTTATATCCTGGCTCTTATGCCACCCCGAAAACAAGAAAAATAA